The Pontibacter pudoricolor genome contains a region encoding:
- a CDS encoding glycosyltransferase family 61 protein — protein MLLLLPLNAISESEKSEVSTHIIYPKYVTTLDISEELYRACSEYWKPERSVITDYVVAEIPNGRLHTDNESSIAIITKDNKVVDNVSLSLRDGKVTPQEYNSIFKQRMFSEPVYFKGTVFTMLSGGAGINNIGHWFLDVLPRLHLLQKSGLYDEVDWFLVPSMRYSYQTETLEILGIPRDKIITGEEYPHIKADRLIASTAPRGNHSLVPKWLIDYTRNAFLPVAANDQQQVEEAVDPYLFISRRDSSIRNILNEGELQQVLGQYGFNTILSSKLSISDKIKLFSKAKIVLSPTGAGLISMLFCQPGTKLVEIFNEGFVIEPFFDIATKLNLDYEYIICKAQGKKATNAKQGQLDHLVVETDKVEQLLEQMIESDAPVKT, from the coding sequence GTGCTTTTATTACTTCCTTTAAATGCAATTTCAGAATCTGAAAAAAGTGAAGTGTCAACGCATATTATTTATCCAAAATATGTCACCACTTTAGATATATCAGAGGAATTGTACCGGGCTTGCTCAGAGTACTGGAAGCCTGAGCGCAGCGTTATTACTGACTACGTAGTAGCGGAAATACCGAACGGGCGTCTGCATACAGATAATGAGAGCAGTATAGCCATTATCACTAAAGACAACAAAGTAGTCGATAACGTGTCTCTCAGCCTGCGTGATGGCAAAGTAACGCCACAGGAATACAACAGCATCTTTAAACAACGAATGTTCTCCGAACCGGTGTACTTTAAGGGTACAGTGTTCACAATGCTTTCAGGTGGTGCAGGTATAAATAATATCGGACATTGGTTCTTAGATGTACTACCGCGCCTGCACCTGTTGCAGAAAAGTGGTCTTTATGACGAAGTGGACTGGTTTCTTGTACCAAGTATGCGCTATAGCTACCAGACAGAGACATTAGAAATACTGGGCATCCCAAGAGATAAAATTATAACAGGAGAAGAATATCCACATATTAAAGCAGACCGCCTTATTGCTTCTACTGCACCAAGAGGCAATCATTCACTGGTGCCAAAGTGGTTGATAGATTATACCCGTAATGCCTTCCTCCCGGTAGCAGCAAATGACCAACAGCAAGTTGAAGAGGCTGTCGATCCTTACTTATTTATCAGCAGACGCGATTCGTCAATCAGGAATATACTTAACGAGGGAGAGCTGCAGCAGGTGCTCGGCCAATATGGTTTTAACACTATCCTGTCCAGCAAGTTATCTATCTCAGATAAAATAAAACTGTTTTCAAAGGCAAAGATTGTACTGTCTCCTACGGGTGCAGGTTTAATAAGTATGCTCTTCTGCCAACCGGGCACCAAACTGGTTGAAATCTTTAACGAAGGATTCGTAATTGAGCCTTTTTTTGATATTGCCACAAAACTGAACCTGGACTATGAATATATAATTTGCAAAGCACAGGGTAAAAAGGCCACAAATGCCAAACAAGGCCAACTGGATCACCTGGTGGTGGAAACAGATAAAGTAGAACAACTGCTCGAACAAATGATCGAATCAGATGCTCCGGTTAAAACATAG
- a CDS encoding LLM class flavin-dependent oxidoreductase, giving the protein MEFGITTFVENTPDPTTGKLLSPYERMSNLMEEIELADQVGLDVFAVGEHHRPDYIVSSPAVVLAAAAVKTKTIKLSSGVTVLSSDDPVRVFQDFAHVDLLSKGRAEIMAGRGSFIESFPLFGNDLKDYDTLFSEKLELLIQLNKSEKITWEGKHRPSIDNRGVYPRPYQKELPIWVAVGGTPQSVVRAATYGLPMALAIIGGEPARFVPFTNLYKETYKKAGHDPSKLQLAINSHGFIGDDSQKAAEEYYGPYAYVMSKLGRERGWSPMNREHYELMRSPEGSLFVGSPQQVIDKILYNHELFGNTRFLLHMSVGTLPHASVLRAIELLGTVVAPAVKKALEKAT; this is encoded by the coding sequence ATGGAATTTGGCATAACCACCTTCGTCGAAAACACACCGGACCCTACTACTGGCAAGTTGCTGAGCCCGTACGAGCGCATGAGTAACCTGATGGAAGAAATAGAGCTGGCAGACCAGGTAGGTTTGGATGTTTTTGCAGTTGGTGAGCATCATCGCCCTGATTATATAGTGTCGTCTCCGGCGGTAGTATTAGCGGCAGCGGCCGTAAAAACTAAAACTATAAAGTTATCCAGTGGTGTAACGGTGCTCAGTTCAGACGATCCGGTTCGTGTTTTCCAGGACTTTGCACATGTGGATCTCCTGTCGAAAGGCAGAGCTGAAATTATGGCGGGTCGCGGTTCCTTTATTGAATCTTTTCCGCTTTTCGGAAACGACCTGAAAGATTATGACACCCTGTTCTCTGAAAAACTGGAGCTGCTGATACAACTGAATAAAAGCGAGAAAATAACCTGGGAAGGCAAACACCGGCCTTCTATTGATAACCGGGGCGTATACCCAAGACCTTATCAGAAAGAACTCCCGATCTGGGTAGCGGTTGGCGGCACACCGCAGTCTGTGGTACGGGCGGCGACGTATGGTTTGCCTATGGCATTAGCTATCATTGGCGGGGAGCCTGCACGTTTTGTTCCTTTTACAAACCTATACAAAGAGACGTATAAAAAAGCCGGTCACGATCCTTCAAAACTCCAACTGGCCATCAATTCTCATGGGTTTATCGGAGATGATTCGCAGAAAGCCGCTGAAGAATACTATGGGCCTTATGCGTATGTAATGAGCAAACTCGGACGCGAGCGCGGCTGGTCTCCTATGAACCGGGAACACTATGAGTTGATGCGTAGTCCGGAAGGATCTTTGTTTGTCGGTAGTCCGCAGCAGGTTATTGATAAGATCTTATACAACCATGAATTGTTCGGAAATACCCGTTTTCTGCTGCATATGAGTGTTGGTACATTGCCGCATGCCAGTGTATTGCGTGCGATAGAGTTATTGGGCACCGTGGTAGCGCCAGCAGTTAAAAAAGCGTTAGAGAAGGCAACTTAA
- a CDS encoding cold-shock protein — protein MNNGTVKFYNDLKGFGFIKETNSDQDYFVHASGLVDEIRENDEVFFELQEGRKGLNAVNVKRA, from the coding sequence ATGAATAACGGAACAGTAAAATTCTACAATGACCTGAAAGGGTTCGGTTTCATTAAAGAAACAAATTCAGATCAGGATTACTTTGTACATGCTTCAGGCCTTGTAGATGAGATCAGAGAAAACGACGAAGTGTTTTTTGAACTGCAGGAAGGACGTAAAGGCTTAAATGCAGTGAACGTAAAACGCGCTTAG
- a CDS encoding outer membrane beta-barrel family protein, with protein sequence MKKRLLLLLGILCLFISTSTVGLAQVTTAGTGKISGVLMDSLTTKPVEFATIALLHSGSTQSVDVKLTDGQGRFAFVGLKTGSYDLVISFIGYKTKTIKQVTITEQKPEVTLPKISFSPAVTQLKEVNVQALRPTITQEADKMVVSIEGTALAAGKSAYDVLATSPGVFIDQEGNIQLNGRAGATVMIDGKLTYLSARDLRSMLESMAAENIKNIEIITNPSARYDAEGTSGILNINLKKNTLLGVNGSASAGANYNGKQLGYSTSAMVNYKAGQWNSFLNLDLARRVFGRDATFTRVFKGKENTTYFDQVAEGNGIVQGPPFVRLGTDYSLNEKHSVGFMGYYGTNKLHADFLTDTYMGYAPNQPFVYVDANNYNTNRFTNFTSNLHYAGKFDTLGTTLSADLDYVRITNKGYANFYNFEDSLLTDRPIREDFLYTETPGGFDIYSGKVDFSKPLSNGRKIEFGAKASKVTSDNDSRFYFNNGDAPVLDTTRTNHFIYDETILAGYINWNSLLGKNIKLQAGLRAEQTISEGDLRTTNKVKKRNYLDLFPSLFLQQRVNDNYEINYNYSRRVQRPNYGQLNPFFAYRDPYTYWLGNPELRAQYTHSIGITQVFKKTYNLILNYQLHQDVIAEIPIIETETSTTIYTVGNVDDSQSLSATAIAPIRIHKNWDTQNTFSVSYNEYSVLVNKERVVNDRVFYMLQSNHNIALPYNFKMEMNGTYQSKGAYALYVVEPRWWLNAGLKKSFLEDKLEVTLNVNDVFKTQRLKLATKIGEGNVNDFDQYFRQRNVALTLRYKFSKGQKVEERRRNNLEELNRTGG encoded by the coding sequence ATGAAAAAAAGATTACTTCTTTTGCTGGGAATTCTATGCCTTTTCATCAGCACTTCCACAGTCGGTTTAGCACAGGTTACGACTGCAGGCACCGGCAAAATTTCCGGTGTGCTCATGGACTCCCTGACAACAAAGCCGGTAGAGTTTGCTACTATAGCTTTACTTCACAGTGGCTCCACGCAATCGGTGGATGTGAAGCTGACAGACGGGCAGGGCCGTTTTGCTTTCGTTGGCCTGAAAACAGGTAGTTACGACCTGGTCATCAGTTTTATAGGTTATAAGACCAAAACTATAAAGCAGGTAACTATAACCGAACAGAAACCGGAAGTTACCTTGCCGAAGATCAGCTTCAGCCCGGCTGTTACGCAACTGAAAGAAGTAAATGTACAGGCTCTTCGACCAACTATAACCCAGGAAGCGGATAAAATGGTGGTAAGTATAGAGGGCACTGCTTTGGCTGCAGGCAAGTCGGCTTACGATGTGCTGGCAACTTCGCCGGGTGTATTTATAGACCAGGAAGGCAATATTCAGCTAAACGGCAGGGCAGGAGCAACTGTGATGATAGATGGAAAACTGACCTACCTTTCTGCCCGCGACCTACGCTCGATGCTGGAATCCATGGCGGCAGAAAATATCAAAAACATCGAGATCATCACCAACCCATCTGCCCGGTACGACGCGGAAGGCACATCCGGAATACTGAACATAAACCTGAAGAAGAACACTTTATTGGGGGTTAACGGAAGCGCATCCGCAGGAGCGAACTATAACGGAAAGCAGCTTGGCTATAGTACATCAGCAATGGTAAACTATAAAGCCGGCCAGTGGAATTCTTTTCTGAACCTGGATTTGGCGCGACGTGTGTTTGGCCGTGATGCCACCTTTACAAGGGTGTTTAAAGGAAAAGAAAATACTACCTATTTTGACCAGGTTGCCGAAGGAAACGGAATTGTGCAGGGGCCGCCGTTTGTAAGGTTAGGAACTGACTATAGTCTGAACGAGAAGCACTCGGTTGGTTTTATGGGCTACTATGGCACAAATAAACTACATGCAGATTTTCTGACGGATACGTACATGGGCTATGCGCCCAACCAACCGTTTGTTTACGTAGATGCAAACAACTATAACACAAACCGCTTCACTAATTTTACCTCCAACCTACACTATGCAGGCAAGTTTGACACCCTGGGCACCACGCTCTCCGCAGATTTGGATTACGTGCGCATCACGAATAAAGGGTATGCAAACTTCTATAATTTTGAAGATTCGTTGTTAACTGACAGGCCAATCCGGGAGGACTTTTTGTATACCGAAACACCGGGCGGATTTGATATTTATTCCGGGAAGGTTGATTTTAGTAAGCCATTATCGAATGGCAGGAAAATAGAATTTGGAGCAAAAGCCAGTAAGGTTACCTCTGATAACGACTCTCGTTTTTACTTCAATAACGGCGACGCACCTGTGCTGGATACTACGCGAACGAACCACTTTATTTATGATGAAACTATACTTGCAGGTTATATCAACTGGAATAGTTTGTTAGGGAAAAACATAAAGCTACAGGCCGGTTTACGTGCAGAACAAACTATATCGGAAGGCGATTTACGCACTACTAATAAAGTGAAGAAAAGAAACTACCTGGATCTGTTTCCGAGCCTGTTCCTGCAACAGAGGGTAAACGATAACTATGAAATTAACTATAACTATAGCCGCCGGGTGCAGCGCCCGAACTATGGGCAGTTAAACCCGTTCTTTGCTTACCGTGATCCTTACACCTATTGGCTCGGTAACCCGGAGTTGCGTGCGCAGTATACCCATTCGATCGGCATTACGCAGGTGTTTAAGAAAACCTATAACCTGATACTCAATTACCAGTTGCACCAGGATGTAATAGCAGAAATACCGATCATTGAAACGGAGACGTCTACTACTATTTACACGGTAGGTAACGTTGACGACTCCCAGAGCCTGAGCGCAACAGCTATCGCCCCGATCAGGATTCATAAGAACTGGGATACGCAGAACACGTTTTCAGTTTCCTATAACGAGTACAGCGTACTGGTAAATAAGGAGCGGGTTGTAAACGACCGTGTATTTTACATGTTGCAATCTAACCACAACATTGCCTTGCCCTATAATTTTAAGATGGAGATGAACGGTACTTACCAGAGCAAAGGTGCCTACGCCTTGTATGTGGTAGAGCCGCGCTGGTGGCTGAATGCGGGGTTAAAGAAAAGCTTCCTGGAAGATAAACTGGAGGTGACCCTGAATGTGAATGATGTCTTTAAAACCCAGCGTCTGAAGCTTGCCACTAAAATCGGAGAAGGAAATGTGAACGATTTTGATCAGTATTTCAGGCAGCGCAACGTAGCCCTAACGCTTCGCTACAAGTTCAGCAAAGGACAAAAAGTGGAAGAGCGCCGTCGTAATAATTTAGAAGAGTTGAATCGCACAGGAGGTTAG